One window from the genome of Pseudalkalibacillus hwajinpoensis encodes:
- a CDS encoding CarD family transcriptional regulator — translation MFEVGDKIFYPMYGAGIVEAIEEKEILGETQIYYILNMPFRDIQVMIPKGKTENLKIREVSDVSTMDEVLTSFNEEVDVEEPSANRNQRYRDNMNKLKTGDIHNHVEVIRELVALNKKRPLGTDDKKLLENAQQFLISEIVLTKDVELDQATVILKEAIKH, via the coding sequence TTGTTTGAGGTAGGCGATAAGATTTTTTATCCCATGTACGGTGCAGGTATAGTCGAAGCAATTGAGGAAAAAGAAATACTGGGCGAAACTCAGATCTATTATATTCTTAATATGCCTTTTCGTGATATTCAGGTGATGATTCCAAAAGGTAAGACGGAAAACCTGAAGATTCGTGAAGTGTCTGATGTCAGTACGATGGACGAAGTGCTAACTTCTTTTAATGAAGAAGTTGACGTAGAAGAGCCCAGTGCTAATAGGAACCAGCGTTACCGGGATAATATGAACAAGCTTAAAACGGGAGACATCCACAATCACGTGGAAGTGATCCGTGAGCTCGTTGCCCTTAACAAGAAAAGACCGCTCGGAACCGACGATAAAAAACTACTGGAGAATGCCCAGCAGTTTCTCATAAGCGAGATCGTTTTGACGAAAGACGTCGAGTTAGATCAAGCAACGGTAATATTGAAGGAAGCCATTAAGCATTAA
- a CDS encoding Gfo/Idh/MocA family protein, producing MRIGMISFWHVHAKDYAKEAQIHPDTDIKAIWDENEERGRKEAQERAVEYISDLDVLLNREDIDAVVVSSPTNMHKEIMIRAARAGKHIFTEKVLAAKENEALEILEAVNETGVKLFVSLPRVYDGYTEAIQQLIESGDLGDITQTRVRLAHNGATADWLPQHFYQKEECQGGALIDLGCHPLYLTRLFQGMPQRVTAQFGYVTEKEVEDQAVVTLGYQSGSYGIAETGFVNDHSPFTIEINGTKGSAVYGMPEKVLLKKVSDQWEEVAVPDDRPSPFFQWIDHIQKDIKTDENLGLALELTVLMEAAYRAEEQRREVVITNR from the coding sequence ATGAGGATTGGAATGATTAGTTTCTGGCACGTTCATGCAAAAGATTATGCCAAAGAGGCGCAGATTCATCCTGATACAGATATAAAAGCGATCTGGGATGAGAACGAAGAACGTGGAAGAAAAGAAGCGCAGGAAAGAGCGGTGGAGTACATAAGTGATCTAGACGTCCTTCTTAATCGAGAAGATATCGATGCTGTTGTAGTGAGCTCACCTACAAACATGCATAAGGAGATCATGATTCGAGCAGCGAGGGCAGGAAAGCATATCTTTACTGAAAAAGTCCTAGCGGCTAAAGAAAATGAGGCGCTGGAGATTCTAGAAGCGGTGAATGAGACTGGGGTAAAGTTATTTGTTTCTTTGCCCCGCGTTTATGATGGTTATACGGAAGCTATTCAGCAGTTGATTGAATCAGGTGATCTTGGCGACATTACACAGACACGTGTACGCCTTGCTCATAATGGAGCGACTGCTGATTGGCTTCCACAGCATTTCTATCAGAAAGAAGAGTGTCAGGGCGGAGCATTAATCGACCTTGGCTGTCATCCATTGTACTTAACGAGGCTATTCCAAGGAATGCCGCAACGTGTCACAGCTCAGTTCGGTTATGTAACGGAGAAAGAAGTAGAGGACCAGGCTGTCGTGACACTTGGATATCAAAGCGGTTCCTACGGTATTGCAGAAACAGGGTTTGTAAATGATCACTCCCCATTTACCATTGAAATAAATGGCACTAAAGGATCAGCGGTATATGGCATGCCAGAGAAGGTTTTACTAAAGAAAGTATCTGATCAGTGGGAAGAGGTAGCGGTTCCAGATGACCGCCCATCCCCATTCTTTCAGTGGATCGACCACATTCAAAAGGATATCAAAACTGATGAAAACCTAGGACTTGCCCTTGAATTAACAGTGCTGATGGAGGCTGCTTATCGTGCGGAGGAGCAAAGGCGTGAAGTCGTCATCACTAACCGATAG
- a CDS encoding iron-containing alcohol dehydrogenase yields the protein MNTFLQYNPTRLYFGKDQITQLQGELKYGAKVLVVYGGGSIKRNGVYDAVMSELKKVNAEVHELSGVEPNPRLTTVEKGSAICKKEGIDFLLAVGGGSVIDCTKAIAAGAHYEGSAWDLITQKEPIESALPFGTVLTLAATGSEMNSVSVITNWETKEKLGWGSPHVFPTFSVLDPTYTFSVPENQTVYGIVDSMSHALEHYFHRTNNTPMIDGFIESLLRTAIQTGPKLLNDLESYEHRETMMYISTTAFNGTLSNGTDGGDWATHRIEHAVSAVYDIPHGGGLAILFPNWLEHVLKEDPSRVKQLAVNVLGVSSEGKSDQEVAVEGAKALREFWNSLGAPSRLADYEIDDAEFDGMVEKTFIKPGVGTYKELDRESVRDILQRSL from the coding sequence ATGAATACATTTTTACAATACAATCCAACTCGTCTTTATTTCGGGAAAGATCAGATCACTCAATTGCAAGGTGAACTTAAATATGGTGCGAAAGTTCTTGTTGTATATGGTGGAGGAAGTATTAAACGAAACGGCGTATATGATGCTGTCATGTCAGAACTTAAAAAAGTAAATGCAGAGGTGCATGAGCTTTCTGGTGTTGAACCAAACCCACGTTTAACAACAGTTGAGAAAGGTTCTGCCATCTGTAAGAAAGAAGGAATAGACTTCCTTCTAGCCGTTGGTGGTGGCAGTGTAATTGACTGTACGAAAGCGATCGCGGCAGGTGCCCATTACGAAGGTTCTGCATGGGATTTAATTACGCAGAAGGAGCCGATTGAATCAGCTCTCCCATTTGGTACGGTATTAACCCTTGCTGCAACTGGATCTGAGATGAATTCAGTTTCAGTTATTACAAATTGGGAAACAAAAGAGAAGCTCGGTTGGGGTTCTCCTCATGTATTTCCGACGTTTTCGGTATTAGATCCTACTTATACATTCTCGGTTCCGGAGAATCAAACGGTGTATGGCATTGTTGACAGTATGTCACATGCGCTAGAGCATTACTTCCATCGTACAAACAATACACCAATGATCGATGGATTTATTGAATCACTTCTTCGCACGGCAATTCAAACTGGTCCTAAGCTACTAAATGATCTTGAATCATATGAACATCGTGAAACGATGATGTACATTAGTACAACAGCCTTTAACGGAACATTAAGTAATGGTACAGATGGTGGGGACTGGGCAACACATCGAATCGAGCATGCGGTATCTGCTGTTTACGATATTCCTCACGGAGGCGGATTGGCGATTCTATTCCCGAACTGGTTAGAACATGTTCTTAAAGAAGATCCTTCCCGTGTGAAACAGCTAGCGGTAAACGTTCTTGGCGTTTCATCAGAAGGGAAAAGTGATCAAGAAGTAGCAGTTGAAGGGGCGAAAGCGCTTCGCGAGTTCTGGAATTCCCTTGGCGCTCCATCACGTCTTGCTGATTACGAAATTGACGATGCTGAATTTGATGGTATGGTTGAGAAAACATTTATTAAGCCAGGCGTTGGCACTTATAAAGAACTGGATCGTGAGAGCGTTCGAGATATTTTACAACGCTCTCTATAA
- the ade gene encoding adenine deaminase codes for MEKLTRRVQAAAGKRPADLVIKNGIVLDSYNLELIKTDVAIVDGVIAGLGDFEGHHIIDADGKYIVPSLIDAHVHIESAMVTPSEFANAVLPCGVTTIVTDPHEIANVCGSEGISYMLQDSENVPMDIFFMLPSSVPSTSFENSGATLSAEDLKPFYEHSRVLGLAEVMDYPSVAHTSPSMMQKLFDAQNKKIDGHAAGLHSNALNIYKSAGITTDHECITAEEALERIKRGMYVFIREGSVAKNLKQLIPAVTERNARRFMFCTDDKHIDDLINEGSVDHNIRLAIQEGVDPLLAIQMASLNVAECFGLSTKGAIAPGLDADFLMLDDIESFSISHVYRAGELVAESGKTKMGAKVTPSNRITSSVHLPTLRKDHLKLAVSKEEANVIELIPNQIVTKARKLTVDHDENGGFVSCSRKDLMKLAVIERHHHTGNIGLGVVKGFQFHDGAIATTVGHDSHNLIMAGTNDEDMIKAAEVIQEMQGGLAVIRGKKVIGKLPLPIAGLLSDKDYPTVIEELEEIEKALKEIGAPDHFNPFLTLSFLSLPVIPELKLTDLGLFHVGEFRHINIDE; via the coding sequence ATGGAGAAGTTAACCAGAAGAGTTCAAGCAGCTGCGGGGAAACGCCCTGCAGATCTTGTGATTAAAAATGGAATTGTATTAGATAGTTACAACCTAGAGCTGATTAAGACAGATGTAGCTATTGTTGATGGTGTGATTGCTGGACTTGGAGATTTCGAAGGTCATCATATTATTGATGCGGATGGGAAATACATCGTACCATCATTAATCGATGCTCATGTTCATATCGAATCCGCAATGGTCACCCCTTCCGAATTCGCCAATGCTGTTCTTCCTTGTGGAGTGACGACAATTGTCACTGACCCCCATGAGATAGCGAATGTCTGCGGATCCGAAGGTATCTCTTATATGCTTCAGGATTCTGAAAACGTTCCGATGGATATATTCTTTATGCTTCCCTCAAGTGTGCCTTCTACATCCTTTGAGAATTCAGGCGCCACCCTTTCTGCCGAAGATCTCAAACCTTTCTATGAGCACAGCCGCGTCCTTGGCCTAGCTGAAGTGATGGATTATCCTTCAGTCGCTCATACTTCACCTTCTATGATGCAAAAGTTATTCGATGCGCAAAACAAGAAAATAGACGGACATGCTGCTGGGCTCCATTCCAATGCTCTAAACATTTATAAATCGGCAGGAATTACGACGGATCATGAATGCATCACGGCTGAAGAAGCGCTCGAGCGGATAAAACGTGGGATGTATGTATTCATTCGCGAAGGGTCCGTAGCCAAAAACTTAAAACAACTCATTCCCGCTGTAACTGAACGAAATGCTAGAAGATTCATGTTTTGTACAGACGATAAACATATCGATGACCTGATCAATGAAGGAAGCGTCGATCATAATATTCGACTTGCTATTCAAGAAGGGGTAGATCCACTTCTAGCCATTCAAATGGCATCATTAAATGTGGCTGAATGTTTTGGGTTATCAACGAAAGGGGCTATTGCGCCTGGCCTTGATGCTGATTTTCTTATGCTCGATGACATTGAGTCCTTTTCTATCTCTCATGTTTATCGTGCTGGAGAACTTGTTGCAGAGTCTGGAAAGACAAAAATGGGAGCAAAGGTTACTCCTTCGAATCGGATTACAAGCTCTGTTCATCTCCCCACACTAAGAAAAGATCACCTGAAACTAGCCGTTTCGAAGGAAGAAGCGAATGTTATTGAACTCATTCCTAATCAAATAGTTACAAAGGCCAGAAAATTAACGGTTGATCATGATGAAAATGGTGGGTTTGTTTCTTGTTCTAGAAAAGACCTTATGAAGCTGGCTGTGATTGAGCGCCATCATCATACAGGCAACATTGGCCTTGGGGTTGTGAAAGGTTTTCAATTTCATGATGGGGCAATAGCAACAACCGTCGGTCATGATTCGCACAACTTAATTATGGCAGGAACGAACGATGAAGACATGATTAAGGCTGCAGAAGTCATTCAGGAAATGCAAGGTGGGTTGGCTGTTATTCGAGGAAAGAAAGTGATTGGTAAGCTACCGCTGCCAATAGCTGGACTACTTTCGGATAAAGACTATCCTACTGTCATAGAGGAACTTGAAGAAATCGAAAAAGCATTAAAGGAAATTGGTGCTCCAGATCACTTCAATCCTTTTCTTACCCTTTCGTTTTTAAGCCTCCCTGTTATTCCGGAGCTAAAATTAACGGACCTCGGACTTTTTCATGTAGGAGAGTTTCGCCATATTAATATAGATGAATAG
- a CDS encoding glycoside hydrolase family 13 protein: MNRIWWKEAVGYQIYPRSFQDSNGDGIGDLQGVIQRIDYIKNLGIDVIWICPMYKSPNDDNGYDISDYQDIMEDFGTMKDFDALLEEVHKRDMKLIIDLVLNHTSDEHQWFIESRSSKEDPKRDWYIWRDGKNGKEPNNWESIFGGSAWEYDRKTDQYYLHVFSTKQPDVNWENPAVRGALYDAVNWWLDKGIDGFRIDAISHIKKRPGFPDMPNPANEKYVSSFDMHMNQKGIQEFLQEFKDETYSNYDVMTVGEANGVSIDEADQWVDEKNGKMNMIFQFEHLGLWDAVDKPELDIVSLKSVLTRWQKGLENKGWNALFVENHDKPRVVSTWGNDKEYWRESATSMGAMYFLMQGTPFIYQGQEIGMTNVQYPSIEDYDDVADKNRYRIQREAGVSHESIMKVIWASSRDNSRTPMQWNSDYNAGFSSGTPWLKVNPNFVDINVQKQENDANSILTFYKKMIQLKKENLVFTYGTYDLLLEKHPQLYAYTRTTEEDQVLVVTNLSIEPAVFETGLVLEQDQLLLNNYPVVQEVNDSINLKPYEARVYRINR, encoded by the coding sequence ATGAATAGAATCTGGTGGAAAGAAGCAGTAGGCTATCAAATTTATCCTCGTAGCTTCCAGGATTCAAATGGTGATGGTATAGGTGATTTACAAGGGGTTATTCAAAGAATCGATTATATAAAAAATCTTGGCATTGATGTAATTTGGATTTGTCCCATGTACAAATCTCCAAACGATGACAATGGATACGACATTTCTGATTATCAGGATATAATGGAAGATTTCGGTACAATGAAAGATTTTGATGCGCTTCTAGAGGAAGTGCATAAGCGAGATATGAAGCTGATTATTGATCTCGTATTGAATCACACAAGTGATGAGCATCAATGGTTTATCGAGTCACGGTCCTCGAAGGAAGATCCGAAGCGTGATTGGTATATTTGGCGTGACGGTAAGAATGGCAAAGAACCGAATAACTGGGAAAGTATCTTTGGCGGCTCAGCATGGGAATACGATAGGAAAACAGATCAGTACTATCTCCATGTTTTCTCAACAAAGCAGCCGGATGTAAATTGGGAAAATCCCGCTGTTCGTGGAGCGCTTTATGATGCGGTGAATTGGTGGCTTGATAAGGGGATTGATGGTTTCCGTATTGATGCCATTAGTCACATTAAAAAACGCCCAGGATTCCCGGATATGCCCAATCCTGCAAATGAAAAATACGTCTCTTCCTTTGATATGCATATGAATCAGAAGGGTATTCAAGAATTTCTTCAAGAATTTAAGGATGAAACGTATTCTAATTATGACGTGATGACGGTTGGAGAAGCTAACGGCGTAAGCATTGATGAAGCTGATCAATGGGTCGACGAAAAAAATGGGAAAATGAATATGATTTTTCAATTTGAGCATCTTGGATTATGGGATGCAGTAGATAAACCTGAACTTGATATCGTATCTCTCAAGTCAGTGCTGACACGCTGGCAGAAAGGGCTTGAAAACAAAGGGTGGAATGCATTGTTTGTTGAGAACCATGATAAGCCACGTGTAGTATCAACATGGGGGAACGACAAGGAATACTGGCGAGAAAGTGCGACTTCAATGGGAGCGATGTACTTCCTCATGCAAGGAACGCCTTTCATTTATCAGGGACAGGAAATCGGCATGACAAATGTTCAATACCCTTCTATTGAAGATTATGACGATGTTGCAGATAAAAATCGCTATCGCATCCAACGTGAAGCTGGTGTATCACACGAATCGATTATGAAAGTGATTTGGGCTTCTTCTCGTGATAATAGTCGCACACCAATGCAGTGGAACAGCGACTATAATGCTGGGTTTTCTTCAGGGACCCCGTGGCTAAAAGTCAATCCGAATTTTGTAGACATTAATGTACAAAAGCAAGAGAATGATGCCAACTCTATTCTAACTTTCTACAAAAAAATGATTCAGCTGAAGAAAGAAAACCTAGTTTTCACTTACGGGACCTATGATTTGCTTCTTGAAAAGCATCCGCAGCTTTATGCCTATACGAGAACAACAGAAGAAGATCAAGTTCTTGTTGTGACGAACCTATCAATAGAGCCAGCTGTATTTGAAACAGGACTGGTTCTAGAGCAAGATCAATTGCTTCTGAATAACTATCCTGTTGTGCAAGAAGTAAATGATTCGATTAATTTAAAGCCTTATGAAGCGAGAGTTTATCGAATAAATCGCTAA
- a CDS encoding HD-GYP domain-containing protein → MEGLEFRRKNESLDKAEQESASLSLLAKGAGLEIMEHKIKAKTAFYLYPAKTYETFEFFYIIDGEIFSEDLNIRLTRGDYFTVRGLYELVFFEVIKEVTFLWVINEATFRFLSEKIVKLISNVKSVDEKDRYTKEHSERVQSMSIKVSKKMHLTPEDTDNLIVASILHDVGKINVPEEILNKPGGLTDEEYDIIKKHPTDGAEMVQDTYYADISTIIRQHHERINGSGYPDGLKGDEITIGAKIIGVCDSYDAMTDDRSYRKAYTPEYAMNELKRLSGVLYDAEVVDALEEVLIEDGILNKV, encoded by the coding sequence TTGGAAGGATTGGAGTTTCGCCGTAAAAATGAATCTTTAGATAAAGCTGAACAAGAGTCTGCATCTTTAAGTCTTTTAGCTAAAGGTGCTGGCTTGGAAATAATGGAACATAAGATTAAAGCCAAGACAGCATTTTATCTATACCCTGCCAAAACATATGAAACCTTTGAATTTTTTTATATAATTGATGGGGAGATATTCAGTGAAGATTTAAACATCAGATTAACTAGAGGAGATTATTTTACAGTTAGAGGTTTGTATGAACTTGTCTTTTTTGAAGTAATTAAAGAAGTTACTTTTTTATGGGTAATAAATGAAGCTACATTCCGATTCCTAAGTGAAAAGATAGTAAAACTCATATCGAATGTTAAAAGTGTTGATGAAAAGGATAGATATACAAAGGAACACAGTGAAAGAGTTCAGAGTATGAGTATTAAAGTAAGTAAAAAAATGCATTTAACGCCAGAAGACACTGATAATCTGATAGTTGCATCAATCCTCCACGACGTTGGTAAAATTAACGTTCCTGAAGAAATTCTTAATAAACCGGGCGGTCTCACAGACGAGGAGTATGACATTATAAAAAAGCATCCTACCGATGGTGCAGAAATGGTACAAGATACGTATTATGCTGATATTAGCACGATCATTAGACAGCATCATGAGCGAATTAACGGATCTGGTTACCCTGATGGCCTTAAAGGTGATGAGATAACGATTGGAGCAAAAATTATTGGAGTCTGCGATTCTTATGACGCGATGACAGACGATCGTTCTTATCGAAAAGCGTATACGCCAGAATATGCCATGAATGAATTAAAGCGTCTTTCGGGTGTCTTATATGACGCTGAAGTCGTTGATGCTCTTGAAGAGGTTTTAATTGAAGATGGCATACTTAATAAGGTTTAA